From the Desulfosarcina sp. BuS5 genome, one window contains:
- a CDS encoding YkgJ family cysteine cluster protein, translating to MTKIISENSEIDKCRRCGTCCKKGGPSLHMEDRELVEGGIIPLKHLFTIRKGEPANDNIRRSIQPADTDIIKIKGQNNTLVCRFFNPEDNICKIYEHRALECRVLKCWDTEEIERIYSKNRLVRKDLISGVAGLWDLVEEHQRRCSYEIIQNFINRDKSDKKTDSMKGLIEIINYDMHFRHLIIDRGGVDPEMLDFLFGRPLADTMRMFGFENNFHRNLHL from the coding sequence ATGACAAAAATAATAAGTGAAAATTCGGAAATTGACAAGTGCAGGCGTTGCGGTACATGCTGTAAAAAAGGCGGACCTTCTTTACATATGGAAGATAGGGAGTTGGTCGAAGGCGGCATAATACCTTTAAAGCACCTTTTTACAATCAGGAAAGGGGAGCCCGCAAACGATAATATCAGGAGATCAATACAACCTGCTGATACGGATATAATTAAAATCAAGGGACAAAACAATACCCTGGTATGTAGATTTTTTAACCCGGAAGATAATATTTGTAAAATATATGAACACAGAGCTTTAGAATGCAGGGTCTTGAAATGCTGGGATACGGAAGAGATTGAACGTATATATTCCAAAAACCGTCTTGTCAGAAAAGATTTAATATCCGGGGTTGCCGGGTTGTGGGATCTGGTTGAAGAGCATCAGCGCCGATGCTCTTATGAAATAATACAAAATTTTATAAACCGTGATAAGAGCGATAAAAAAACCGACTCTATGAAAGGGCTTATTGAAATTATTAACTATGATATGCACTTCAGGCATTTAATTATAGATCGGGGCGGAGTGGATCCGGAAATGCTCGATTTTCTCTTCGGCAGGCCGCTTGCTGACACCATGAGGATGTTTGGGTTTGAAAATAATTTTCATCGGAATTTGCATTTATGA
- a CDS encoding CAAX prenyl protease-related protein, translating into MLKILKRPWFPYVFPFALFLILTELARLFPSCTHILYIGRTVIVGLLLWFWRHEYKPDFAPKLSFFEYLTAILIGLLVLLIWILPEEYLPQFGKHTGFNPYAFGWSHAAVISLIAVRIIGAAVVVPIMEELFWRSFLLRYLINQDFRAVPPGIFTWFSFIGVAILFGLEHHRVFVGIAAGVIYNLLMIR; encoded by the coding sequence ATGTTAAAAATTTTAAAAAGGCCTTGGTTTCCTTATGTTTTCCCCTTTGCCCTGTTTTTAATTCTGACTGAGCTGGCTCGTCTTTTTCCATCCTGTACCCACATTCTGTATATCGGCAGAACCGTTATTGTCGGACTCCTGCTCTGGTTTTGGAGGCATGAGTATAAACCAGATTTTGCTCCAAAACTTTCATTCTTTGAATATTTGACAGCCATCTTGATTGGTCTCTTGGTGTTGCTCATCTGGATTTTGCCGGAAGAATATCTCCCCCAGTTCGGCAAGCATACCGGCTTTAACCCCTATGCCTTCGGCTGGTCCCATGCGGCCGTGATAAGCTTGATTGCCGTGCGCATTATCGGCGCGGCAGTGGTTGTCCCGATTATGGAAGAACTTTTTTGGCGTTCTTTTTTATTGCGCTATCTTATTAATCAGGATTTTCGCGCTGTCCCCCCGGGCATTTTTACCTGGTTTTCATTTATAGGCGTGGCCATACTTTTTGGATTAGAGCATCATCGTGTATTTGTAGGGATTGCAGCCGGTGTTATTTACAATTTATTGATGATCCGTTAG
- the purN gene encoding phosphoribosylglycinamide formyltransferase, which yields MNKKISIGALVSGGGTNLQAIIDSCESGAINGSVVFIGSDNPDAYGLERGKKHNIPTFVVDYRSIIKDYKNNPEKFHLPADFDQDEIMAKQNIFSDDDPQIIEFFLATRAAAEAKLIENMKRYSFDLLILAGFMRNLTPYFIDRINIEPEKPRIMNIHPALLPAFPGVDGYGDTFRYGCKVGGCTVHFIDYGEDSGPIIGQRAFRITGNDTLDSIKKKGLELEWELYSECIKLFAEDRLRAKSGRVFILDRAFSNGCCLKQQVV from the coding sequence ATGAATAAAAAAATCAGCATAGGAGCGCTTGTATCAGGAGGCGGAACAAATCTTCAGGCAATTATTGATTCGTGTGAATCAGGCGCTATAAACGGCAGTGTTGTATTTATCGGTTCCGATAATCCGGATGCATACGGGCTTGAAAGAGGAAAAAAACATAATATCCCAACCTTTGTTGTAGATTACAGATCAATTATCAAGGATTATAAGAATAACCCGGAAAAATTTCATCTCCCCGCAGATTTCGATCAGGATGAAATTATGGCAAAGCAGAATATATTTTCAGATGATGACCCTCAAATTATCGAGTTTTTTTTGGCCACAAGAGCTGCAGCGGAAGCGAAACTTATAGAAAATATGAAGCGCTATTCTTTTGATCTGCTTATACTTGCAGGTTTTATGAGAAATCTGACACCCTATTTTATTGACCGGATTAATATTGAACCCGAAAAACCTCGAATAATGAATATCCATCCGGCTCTGCTGCCTGCTTTTCCGGGGGTGGACGGATATGGAGACACGTTCAGGTACGGATGCAAAGTAGGAGGGTGTACGGTGCATTTTATTGACTACGGCGAAGACTCCGGGCCTATTATCGGGCAGCGAGCTTTCCGGATTACAGGGAATGACACTCTCGATTCGATTAAAAAAAAGGGCCTGGAACTTGAATGGGAGCTTTATTCTGAATGTATAAAGCTGTTTGCCGAGGATCGACTAAGGGCAAAAAGTGGCCGGGTCTTTATTCTTGACAGAGCTTTTAGTAACGGGTGCTGTTTGAAACAGCAGGTGGTTTGA
- a CDS encoding carbon starvation CstA family protein: MNSLVLAGLVMGGYLLAYHTYGKFLARKIFNINPDAVCPSTAFQDNFDFVPTKKEILFGHHFTSIAGLGPIVGPAIAIIWGWVPAVIWIFFGAIFFGAVHDFGALIISLRAKGRSIGDITGDVINARSRILFLLIIFFAILIVIAVFGLIMAILFTMYPVAVIPVWFEIIIAVCLGHIVYKKGIDIFWPSIIAVIIMYLTVIAGVYCPVNLKAIFGISAESELIAWIIIVLLFSSWLASSLPVQTLMQPRDFINSHQLLIAMALLCLGILIAHPSVVAPATNFSVKGAPPILPFIFVIIACGAISGFHSLVSSGTTSKQCASEADAQFIGYGSLLMEGTLATLVIIAISAGIGLGLPGSGGEMLIGKAAFIHHYSSWEAASGLGSKLGAFIYGSGNIIQACGIPHDIAIAIMSVFVVSFASTTIDTATRIQRYVVVELACSYNFKFLAKRQVGTAFAVITAGLLAFYDGTGKGALKLWPLFGSVNQLLASLSLMIITIYLAKQRIRAVYTFLPMIFMIVITCWALTLNLNNFFLTGNWLLFFIGIFIFALQVWLIIEGLIIWKRIKSLQ; encoded by the coding sequence ATGAACTCACTGGTACTGGCAGGGCTTGTCATGGGCGGTTATTTATTGGCTTACCATACTTATGGCAAATTCCTGGCGCGAAAAATTTTCAACATTAATCCTGATGCTGTATGTCCCAGCACCGCATTCCAGGATAACTTTGACTTTGTACCCACCAAAAAAGAAATCCTGTTCGGGCACCACTTTACATCAATTGCCGGCCTGGGGCCTATTGTAGGCCCTGCCATCGCAATAATCTGGGGATGGGTTCCGGCTGTTATCTGGATTTTCTTCGGAGCCATATTTTTCGGTGCTGTGCATGACTTTGGCGCGCTTATAATCTCACTAAGGGCAAAGGGAAGATCCATAGGAGATATTACAGGTGATGTTATCAACGCGAGATCACGAATTCTTTTCCTGCTGATCATATTCTTTGCTATTTTGATAGTAATAGCCGTTTTCGGACTGATTATGGCGATACTTTTTACCATGTACCCGGTTGCAGTGATACCGGTCTGGTTTGAAATAATTATAGCTGTTTGCCTCGGGCATATTGTCTATAAAAAAGGGATCGATATATTCTGGCCAAGTATAATTGCCGTTATCATCATGTATTTAACTGTAATCGCAGGCGTATATTGCCCTGTTAATCTAAAAGCCATCTTCGGCATAAGCGCTGAATCCGAACTGATCGCATGGATTATCATTGTTCTTCTGTTCAGCTCCTGGCTTGCCTCAAGCCTGCCGGTGCAGACTCTTATGCAGCCAAGAGATTTCATTAATTCACATCAGCTCTTGATTGCAATGGCTTTACTCTGTTTGGGTATATTAATAGCTCATCCTTCTGTAGTAGCTCCGGCTACCAACTTTTCTGTTAAAGGTGCGCCGCCGATTCTACCGTTTATCTTTGTTATAATTGCTTGCGGCGCTATTTCCGGATTTCACTCTCTTGTAAGTTCAGGCACAACATCCAAACAGTGTGCCAGTGAAGCTGATGCCCAGTTCATAGGATATGGCAGCTTGCTTATGGAAGGAACTTTGGCCACCCTTGTAATTATTGCAATCTCAGCAGGCATCGGCCTTGGGCTGCCCGGAAGCGGCGGGGAAATGTTAATCGGGAAGGCGGCTTTCATACATCACTATTCAAGCTGGGAAGCTGCAAGCGGACTCGGGTCAAAACTCGGAGCTTTTATTTACGGTTCCGGCAACATAATTCAAGCCTGCGGCATACCACACGACATAGCTATTGCAATTATGAGTGTTTTTGTTGTCTCATTTGCTTCCACTACCATAGATACGGCAACCCGTATACAGAGGTATGTAGTTGTTGAACTGGCATGCTCGTATAATTTTAAATTTCTGGCAAAACGTCAGGTCGGGACTGCTTTTGCCGTAATTACAGCCGGTTTGCTGGCTTTTTATGACGGAACAGGCAAGGGCGCTCTAAAACTTTGGCCTCTTTTCGGTTCCGTAAATCAGCTCCTGGCATCTCTTTCTTTGATGATAATAACCATTTATCTGGCTAAACAAAGGATCAGGGCTGTTTATACATTCCTCCCAATGATATTTATGATTGTTATTACGTGCTGGGCTCTGACTCTTAATTTAAATAATTTTTTTCTTACCGGAAACTGGCTCCTTTTTTTTATAGGAATTTTTATTTTTGCCCTCCAGGTCTGGCTGATTATTGAAGGTTTGATTATATGGAAAAGAATAAAAAGCTTACAATAA